In the genome of Longimicrobium sp., the window CTGCTCACCGACGGCCTGCGGGCCGAGCGCGAGCAGAACATCACCATCGACGTGGCGTACCGGTACTTCGCCACCCCGCGGCGCAAGTTCATCATCGCCGACACCCCGGGGCACGTGCAGTACACCCGCAACATGGTGACGGGGGCGTCTACCGCCGAGCTGGCCATCGTGCTGGTGGACGCGCGCCGCGGCGTGCTCACGCAGTCGCGGCGCCACGGCTTCATCGCCTCGCTGCTGCGCATTCCGCACGTGGTGGTGGCCGTCAACAAGATGGACCTGGTGGATTTCAGCCGCGACGTGTACGACGAGATCGTGGCCGACTACACCGCCTTCGCCGAGAAGCTGGGGATCACCGACCTCACCTTCATCCCCATCTCGGCGCTGCACGGCGACAACATCGTTTCCAAGAGCGAGCGCCTGGCCTGGTACGACGGCGCCACGCTCCTGCACCACCTGGAAAACGTGAACGTGGGCGCCGACCGCAACCTGGTCGACTTCCGCTTTCCCGTTCAGTACGTGGTGCGCCCCCACCAGGACTTCCGCGGCTTCGCGGGGAAGGTGGCGTCGGGCACCATCACGCCGGGCGAAGAGGTGGTGGTGCTTCCCTCGGGCAAGACCACCCGCGTCGCCGCCATCGAGACCATGGACGGGCGCCTGGCCGAGGCGGCCGAGGGCGACTCGGTGGTGCTCACCACCGAGGACGAGGTCGACATCTCGCGCGGCGACATGATCGTGCGCCGGATGAACCTGCCCACCGTGGGCAGCCGCTTCGAGGCCATGCTCTGCTGGATGGGCGAAGCGGAGCTGGACCCGTCGGTGTCGTACGTCGTCCAGCACACCACCCGCTCGGCGCGGGCCCTGGTGTCGCGGGTGGTGTACCGGGTGAACGTGGACACCCTTCACCGCGAAGAGGTCGACCGGCTCCAATTGAACGACATCGGCCGGGTGGAGATCACCGCCTCGGTGCCGCTCTTCTTCGACGCGTACCAGCTGAACCGCGCCACGGGCAGCTTCATCCTGGTCGACCCGTTCACCAACGCCACGGTGGCCGCCGGGATGATCCGCGGCCCGGTGCAGACGGCGGACGAATTGTTCGCGCCCCGGCCGGCCGCCCCGGCGTCGTCGCCGGGCGTGGTGTGGGAAGAGTGGAACGTTCCGCGCGAGGAGCGCGAAGCGGCCCAGGGGCACGCCGCGGCGGTGCTCTGGTTCACCGGGCTGTCGGGGGCGGGAAAGAGCACCATCGCCCGGGCGCTGGAGCGGCGCCTCTTCCAGGCGGGGGTGCGCACCATGCTGCTGGACGGCGACCAGCTTCGCCACGGGCTGAACGCCGACCTGGGCTTTTCGCCCGCCGACCGGGCCGAGAACGTGCGGCGGGTGGGCGAGGTGGCCCGGCTGTTCTTCGAGGCGGGATCGGTGGTGCTGTGCACCTTCGTGTCGCCCTACCGCGACGACCGCGCCCGCGCCCGGCAGCTGGTGCCCGAGGGGCGCTTCCTGGAGGTGCACGTGGACTGCGCCCTCGACGAGCTTCGCCGCCGCGACCCCAAGGGCCTGTACGCCCGGGCCGACGCCGGCGAGGGGGTGGAGCTCACGGGGGTGTCCGCCCCGTACGAGGCCCCCGAACACCCGGAGCTGCGGCTGGACACGGCCGGGGTGGAGGTGGACGAGGCGGTCGAGGCGCTGCTGGCGCTCCTCCGGGAGCGGGGGCTGGTCGCGGACGCCGGGCGCGCATGAGCCTGCCGGCGGGCCCGGGGGCGGTGGCGGTGAAGGGCGGGGAAGGCCGCCGCGCGGCTCCCGCACGGGGGGCCGGCGCGCCGGAGGGCGCGGGCGGGCCGGGCGGGGGGATGAGGCGCAACGCGCTGCACAGCCTGGCGCTGAAGCTGGGCTACACGGCGCTGACCATCGGCACGGCGGCGCTGATGGCGCGGCTGATGGGGCCCGACGGCTACGGCGTGTACGCCTTCGTGTTCGCGGGGGCGTCGCTGCTGGCGATGCCCCTGCAGCTGGGGGTGCCCACGCTGGTGGTGCGCGAAACCTCGGCGTACGAGGCGCAGGGGCGGTGGGACCTGGTGCGCGGCCTCTTTCGCCGGGCCGACGGGGGGCTGCTCGCCTTCGGGGTGGCGCTTGCCGTGGCCGCGCTGGCCGCGCTCCCGTTCATCCCGGAAACGCCGGGGAGCGGCATGCGCCAGACGGTGCTCTGGTCGCTGCTGCTGGTGCCCGCGGTGGCGCTGGGCAACACCCGCGGGGCGGCGCTCCGCGGCCTTCACGCGGTGGGCGCGGGGCTGCTCCCCGAGCAGCTGATCCGCCCGGCGGCCTTTCTGCTGCTGGCCGCCGCCGCCGCGCTCCTGGTGCCGGGGGGGCTCACGGCCCCGGTGGCCACGGCCAGCCACGTGGCCGCCGCGCTGGTGGCGCTGGCCGCCGCCAGCTGGATGCTGCGCCGCAGGCTGCCGGCCGCGTACCACTCGGCGGCACCCGCGTACGACGACCGGGGGTGGCTGCGCAGCGTGGGCCCGCTCTCGCTTCTGGCCGGGGTGCAGGCCTGCATCCAGCACTTCGACGTCTTCGTGCTGGGGCTGTTCGCCTCGGTCGACGACGTGGCCCTGTACCGCGTGGCCCTGCAGGGCGCCACGCTCGTGGCCTTTACGCTGAACGCCACCAACGTGGCGCTGGGGCCGCAGATCGCGCGGTCGTACACCCGGGGCGACATGGACGGCCTGCAGCGGCTGCTGACCCGCACCTCGCGGGTGGCGCTGGCCACCGCGCTGGTGCCGGTGGCGATCTTCGCCCTGGCCGGGCGCGAGCTGCTCTCGGCCGTGTTCGGTGCCGGGTACGCGCCGGCCTACACCGCCCTGGTCATCGTGGCCGTGGGGGAGCTGGCCAACGTGGCCGCGGGCTCGGTGGGGCTGGCGCTGAACATGACCGGCCACGAGCGCGACGCCCTGCGCGGGCTGGGAGCCGCGGCCGCCATCAACGTAGCGCTGAACCTGCTGCTGATCCCGCGGTTCGGAATGCAGGGGGCGGCGGTGGCGATGGCGCTGGGGCTGGTGGCCTGGAACGTCCTGCTTTCGGTGTTCCTGTACCGCCGCACGGGGCTGGTGGCCTTTGCCTTTGCCCCCCGCGCCCTCCTGCGCCACCGGCCCCGGGCCGTGGCCGCGCCGACCGATTTTCCGCAGGAACCATGAAACGGCCCGACTTCTTCGTGATCGGTGCGCCCAAGTGCGGCACCACCTCGCTGGCCCGCTGGCTGGCCGAGAACCCCGGCGTGTACGTGTCGCCGGTCAAGGAGCCCTTTCACTTCAGCACCGACCTGCACCGGCAGGTACGGACGGCGGCCGAGTACGAGGCGCTGTTCGCGAAGGCCGGCGAGGGGCACGCGGCCGTGGGCGAGGCCACGACCTGGTACCTGTACTCGCGCACGGCCGTGGCCGGGATCGAGCGGTACAGCCCGGGCGCCCGCTACGTGGTGTGCCTGCGCAACCCGGTGCAGATGGCGCTTTCGCTGTACCAGCACCTGGTGTTCACCGGCCGCGAAGACGCGCCCGACTTCCTGTCGGCGTGGAAGCGCCAGGAGGCCCGGGCGCGGGGCGAGGGGATCCCCCGGTCGTGCGAGGAGCCCGCGTTCCTGCAGTACGCGAGCGTGTGCGCCCTGGGCGAGCAGCTGCAGCGGCTGTACGCGCGGGTGGACCGCGCCCGCGTGCTTCCCCTCCTGCTCGACGACATGCGCGACGATCCCGCGCGCGAGTACCGGCGCGTGCTGGCCTTCCTGGGTGCACCCGACGACGGCCGGTCGGAGTTTCCCGTGCGCAACCGCGCCAAGCACCCCCGCTCGCTGCGCCTTGCCCGGGTGATGCGCTGGGGCACCGCGGTGCGCGACCGCATGGGGCTTCCCCGCGGGCTGGGGCTGGGGCGCCTGAACGTGAAATCCGAGGGGCGCGTGGCTTCCGACCCGGAGACCGTGGCCATGCTGGAGCGGTTCTTTGCCCCCCAGGTAGACCTGCTGCGCACCCTGCTGGGGCGCCCGTTGCCGGAGTGGACGGGCACGCCCGAGGCCGCCGGACCGGGTGCCGGGAACGCGCAACCGGTTGCCATTTCGCGTCTTCGGCCCTAGATTACGCGCTCCCGCCGGGTGGCGCGCCTTCCCTGAACCTTCACTTTCCGCTTCCTTGAAACGGCTTCGTCCATGGTCCGCGCCCCTGCGCGGCCTGATCGTCCTCATGGTGTTCGCGGCCGCGCCGCGGCTGCAGGCGCAGGTGGCTCCCGAGGCGCCGGTGCTTCGTCCCGGCGACCTGGTGCGCATCACCGTGTGGAAGAACGACGCGCTGAGCGGCGAGTTCGAGGTGGGCGGCGACAGCGCCGTGGCGCACCCCATCTACCGCGAGGTGCGCGCCGCCGGC includes:
- a CDS encoding sulfotransferase; translated protein: MKRPDFFVIGAPKCGTTSLARWLAENPGVYVSPVKEPFHFSTDLHRQVRTAAEYEALFAKAGEGHAAVGEATTWYLYSRTAVAGIERYSPGARYVVCLRNPVQMALSLYQHLVFTGREDAPDFLSAWKRQEARARGEGIPRSCEEPAFLQYASVCALGEQLQRLYARVDRARVLPLLLDDMRDDPAREYRRVLAFLGAPDDGRSEFPVRNRAKHPRSLRLARVMRWGTAVRDRMGLPRGLGLGRLNVKSEGRVASDPETVAMLERFFAPQVDLLRTLLGRPLPEWTGTPEAAGPGAGNAQPVAISRLRP
- a CDS encoding lipopolysaccharide biosynthesis protein, producing MSLPAGPGAVAVKGGEGRRAAPARGAGAPEGAGGPGGGMRRNALHSLALKLGYTALTIGTAALMARLMGPDGYGVYAFVFAGASLLAMPLQLGVPTLVVRETSAYEAQGRWDLVRGLFRRADGGLLAFGVALAVAALAALPFIPETPGSGMRQTVLWSLLLVPAVALGNTRGAALRGLHAVGAGLLPEQLIRPAAFLLLAAAAALLVPGGLTAPVATASHVAAALVALAAASWMLRRRLPAAYHSAAPAYDDRGWLRSVGPLSLLAGVQACIQHFDVFVLGLFASVDDVALYRVALQGATLVAFTLNATNVALGPQIARSYTRGDMDGLQRLLTRTSRVALATALVPVAIFALAGRELLSAVFGAGYAPAYTALVIVAVGELANVAAGSVGLALNMTGHERDALRGLGAAAAINVALNLLLIPRFGMQGAAVAMALGLVAWNVLLSVFLYRRTGLVAFAFAPRALLRHRPRAVAAPTDFPQEP
- the cysN gene encoding sulfate adenylyltransferase subunit CysN — translated: MQVLNEAATEGAAGAWEQAARQYREMDLLRLTTAGSVDDGKSTLIGRLLYDTKSIFEDQLEAIEGASRRRGELHLNLALLTDGLRAEREQNITIDVAYRYFATPRRKFIIADTPGHVQYTRNMVTGASTAELAIVLVDARRGVLTQSRRHGFIASLLRIPHVVVAVNKMDLVDFSRDVYDEIVADYTAFAEKLGITDLTFIPISALHGDNIVSKSERLAWYDGATLLHHLENVNVGADRNLVDFRFPVQYVVRPHQDFRGFAGKVASGTITPGEEVVVLPSGKTTRVAAIETMDGRLAEAAEGDSVVLTTEDEVDISRGDMIVRRMNLPTVGSRFEAMLCWMGEAELDPSVSYVVQHTTRSARALVSRVVYRVNVDTLHREEVDRLQLNDIGRVEITASVPLFFDAYQLNRATGSFILVDPFTNATVAAGMIRGPVQTADELFAPRPAAPASSPGVVWEEWNVPREEREAAQGHAAAVLWFTGLSGAGKSTIARALERRLFQAGVRTMLLDGDQLRHGLNADLGFSPADRAENVRRVGEVARLFFEAGSVVLCTFVSPYRDDRARARQLVPEGRFLEVHVDCALDELRRRDPKGLYARADAGEGVELTGVSAPYEAPEHPELRLDTAGVEVDEAVEALLALLRERGLVADAGRA